The genomic DNA AACGTAGTTTTGTATGATTCGAAGAAGTCGTGAAATCCCTTGCTACGACTGGGTTTATAACCGATTTTTGATGTCTCAATTTCTGTACCATCTACACCAATCAAACTTATCATATAATAGTATACAGTAAGTACTTTTCGATGGAGGGCCACTTTTGGAATTTGTTCAACCGATTCGCGAGAAAAAACAAATCGATTCTATAAAGAAAATTCTCAAGGCTACAAACTTGAGGGATTATTGCTTGTTCATATTAGGGATTAACTCTGGTCTTCGAATTAGCGACTTACTTAAACTGAACATTCGTGACGTGATGGACGAGCGAGGTCGAGTAAGAGACCGAATTTCTATTCGGGAAACTAAAACAGGTAAAACCAAAGACTTTCCGGTTGGAGATACAGCACGTAAAGCCATCGTCGAATATTTGGGTACTCGGGCTTATACTTTAGATGATCCCCTGTTTTTGTCCAGGAAAGACGGCCAAGCTCTAAAGAGGCAGCAAGCCTACAAGATCATTAACGATGCAGCTAGAGCAGTAGGCATTAAAGAAAACATTGGCACACATACGCTTCGGAAGACTTTTGGGTACCATGCGTATCAAGCAGGCGTCAGCTTAGCTGTGCTTCAGAAGCTATTCAATCATTCCGCTCCAAGTGTCACCCTGTCATACATCGGCATCACCCAGGATGAACTGGATGACGTGTACCTGAATCTGAATCTTTAGCCGTATATTTATGCGGCTTGCCCGCCGCTTTCCTTCTGGGACAAACGGGCAGCTATGGTCAAGAAGCCAGTGTGTTCGCCACAAATGAAACTAGCGGTGTAAATGATACGGTAAAGTCGTAACAACAACCTCCTTGTGACGCAACATCCAGGCACGGACAAGAAGCGAAGTCTGCGAATGTAATGCATAATGCCACCATCTTTTGGGGACAAACTGACCGATGAGCAACTGTACATGGTCGGGTTTCCCTCCCTCATAATTTTCCAACCGCCGAATAAACTTTGACAAAGGATAGAGCAGAGAGCGGTATTCACTTTTGACAGTGACAAGTCTGCAGGGTTCTCCCCATTCCTTCCATTTCTTCTCCATCTTTTCAATGGATTCATCATCAAACCCAATGTATAGCGCAATAACGTCTTGAGTTGTACTTTGAGCAAACGAAATGGTATCAACGACCACACGATGGACTCCTGAAACAAGAACAACTGACAGAACATGATGTTTTTGAGGATGAACCTGATTGAGATCGATTCGAAGTTCATTTGCAACTTCGTCGTAATGCCGTCGAATCTTGGACGCCAAAAATATCAAGACCGGTAGTACAACCAGCACAATCCAAGCCCCAGTCGTGAACTTGGTTACGGCAAAAATAATGGCGACCACAGTTGTGACCGCGGCGCCAAAGGCGTTAA from Alicyclobacillus curvatus includes the following:
- a CDS encoding site-specific integrase, producing the protein MEFVQPIREKKQIDSIKKILKATNLRDYCLFILGINSGLRISDLLKLNIRDVMDERGRVRDRISIRETKTGKTKDFPVGDTARKAIVEYLGTRAYTLDDPLFLSRKDGQALKRQQAYKIINDAARAVGIKENIGTHTLRKTFGYHAYQAGVSLAVLQKLFNHSAPSVTLSYIGITQDELDDVYLNLNL